Proteins from one Arcobacter sp. F2176 genomic window:
- the tssE gene encoding type VI secretion system baseplate subunit TssE, with amino-acid sequence MYSGSLFERLSSNFNPNDYDNEDEAIYASIANNLSKIFSTNAGSSEISKDYGRPDLNNIDFSMNDSIEIIEKSSELCIKKYEPRLYKAKVAVSKQKLILNEMNIYIEGHVFINGKSKKINYRADLLKNGKVKIYKDGI; translated from the coding sequence ATGTATAGTGGTAGTTTATTTGAAAGATTATCTTCTAATTTTAATCCTAATGATTATGACAATGAAGATGAAGCGATATATGCATCAATAGCTAATAATTTATCAAAAATATTTTCAACAAATGCTGGAAGCTCAGAAATATCAAAAGATTATGGGCGTCCAGATTTAAACAATATTGATTTTAGTATGAATGATTCTATTGAAATTATTGAGAAAAGTTCAGAATTGTGTATAAAAAAGTATGAACCTAGACTTTATAAAGCAAAAGTTGCCGTATCAAAGCAAAAACTAATTTTAAATGAAATGAATATCTATATAGAAGGTCATGTATTTATTAACGGAAAAAGTAAAAAAATCAATTACAGAGCAGATTTATTAAAAAATGGAAAAGTGAAGATATATAAAGATGGCATTTAA
- the tssF gene encoding type VI secretion system baseplate subunit TssF, which yields MAFNDYYKEELIKLRNDGAEFSKKNPGLSTYLSKEGQDPDVERLLEGFSFLTGRLKQNLNEELPEVAHTLVQLLWPNYVKPIPSYSIIQYDAIKDSTENVQIKKNTEVLSKLNSSKTQCKFRTIYDIDVMPFMLKNINYFIHGKKSTLELNMNMTASGTLKDLIFKDLRIYLSGSKFIAQNLYLFLTKFIERIEISINNVDNKSIYNINIDNNSIVPVSFDLKNNMTPYSSNLFDGYILLQEYFSYKDKFLFLDFRNLSQIENIPTEILENSKNFTIKIEFKESLSRSEIPDKSNFSLYCTPIINLFETDSIPIRKNEEIEEFLVVPSDLNKDACEVFSIQNVRGWISNKKTYQDYLPFESFEHIDEENEYYSSRVKLTSDGKRTNTYLRFSTAQGRENSFLTSNSTISVKILCTNLNIPSSLLLGDICVPSASSSNSLAFKNITIPTISYPPPIKGDFLWKIISNMSLNYLSLKDIKALRTILETHDFFGAFDVKQKDKTNMILKGIESISFDTAELINKGLPIRGMNINLIIEPSNFSCIGEAYLFCCVLNEFFSLYGNINSFHRLTVNMKNEYLIEWVPRMGSLTLI from the coding sequence ATGGCATTTAACGATTATTATAAAGAAGAATTAATAAAACTTAGAAATGATGGTGCAGAATTTTCCAAAAAAAATCCTGGACTATCAACTTATCTTTCAAAAGAAGGGCAAGACCCTGATGTAGAAAGGTTATTAGAAGGGTTTTCATTTTTAACAGGAAGATTAAAACAAAATTTAAATGAAGAATTACCGGAAGTTGCACATACTTTAGTTCAATTGCTTTGGCCAAATTATGTAAAGCCAATACCTTCATATTCTATTATCCAATATGACGCCATAAAAGACTCAACTGAAAATGTTCAAATTAAAAAAAATACTGAAGTTTTAAGTAAACTTAATTCAAGTAAAACCCAATGTAAATTTAGAACTATATATGATATTGATGTGATGCCATTTATGTTAAAAAATATTAATTATTTTATTCATGGCAAAAAAAGTACATTAGAATTAAATATGAATATGACTGCATCAGGAACTTTAAAAGATTTAATTTTTAAAGATTTAAGAATTTATTTAAGTGGTTCTAAGTTTATTGCACAAAATTTATATTTATTTTTAACAAAATTTATCGAAAGAATAGAAATATCAATAAATAATGTGGATAATAAATCTATTTATAATATCAATATAGATAATAATTCAATTGTACCTGTTAGTTTTGATTTAAAGAATAATATGACACCTTATTCTTCAAATTTATTTGATGGTTATATTCTGTTGCAGGAATATTTTTCATATAAAGATAAATTTCTTTTTTTAGATTTTAGAAATCTTTCACAAATAGAGAATATTCCAACCGAAATACTTGAAAATAGCAAAAATTTTACAATAAAAATTGAATTTAAAGAATCACTTTCTAGATCAGAGATACCAGATAAAAGTAACTTCTCTTTGTATTGTACTCCAATTATAAATTTATTTGAAACAGATTCTATACCTATTCGAAAAAATGAAGAAATAGAAGAGTTTTTAGTTGTACCTTCAGATTTAAATAAAGATGCATGTGAAGTCTTTTCTATACAAAATGTAAGAGGATGGATTAGTAATAAAAAAACTTACCAAGACTACTTACCTTTTGAATCATTTGAACATATAGATGAAGAAAATGAATACTATTCATCAAGAGTAAAATTAACTTCTGATGGAAAAAGAACAAATACATATCTTCGTTTTTCAACAGCACAAGGAAGAGAAAACAGTTTTTTAACTAGTAACTCTACAATTTCAGTAAAAATATTATGTACAAATTTAAATATACCATCTTCTCTTTTGTTAGGAGATATTTGTGTTCCAAGTGCTTCTTCATCAAATAGTTTGGCTTTTAAAAATATAACCATACCGACAATAAGTTATCCTCCTCCAATAAAGGGAGATTTTTTATGGAAAATTATTTCAAATATGTCATTAAATTATTTATCTCTAAAAGATATTAAAGCACTTAGAACGATACTTGAAACACATGACTTTTTTGGTGCATTTGATGTAAAACAAAAAGATAAAACAAATATGATTTTAAAAGGAATTGAGTCTATTTCTTTTGATACTGCAGAACTTATAAATAAAGGATTACCAATAAGGGGAATGAATATAAATCTTATTATTGAACCAAGTAATTTTTCATGTATAGGGGAAGCATATTTATTCTGTTGTGTATTAAATGAATTTTTTTCATTATATGGAAATATAAATTCATTTCATAGATTAACAGTTAATATGAAAAATGAATATTTGATTGAGTGGGTACCTAGAATGGGTAGCTTAACACTAATTTAA
- the tssG gene encoding type VI secretion system baseplate subunit TssG codes for MRIDEINYNIKPSTFKYTLPQAIRICYGYLKIIYKNKNSDDLYDNHIVFKSNHSLSFQRSELSNIEFIETKEKIYVEITLNFLGIFGSASPLPVHYSELVLESFDSDRVLYDFLNLFNHNLQKFIYPIWEKHRYYVQYKKGLKDRFSKYILSFLGLYGHLENSSSLNLEKLIPYMGILIMKHKSAGTLKSILRHYLSHNEIEIIQCIPANYNIPSFQYSSLGEKNISLGSDFLIGESILSKNIKFRILLENVTSEDLIKFSIKGDKLTQINDLISFSLNEPLEHEICLKIKKENKVKFLLNKKQNRYLGINTWLGISDYDEEIIMAQEG; via the coding sequence ATGAGAATTGATGAAATAAATTATAATATAAAACCTTCTACTTTTAAATACACTTTACCTCAAGCAATAAGAATTTGTTATGGATATTTAAAAATAATTTACAAAAATAAGAATTCTGATGATTTATATGACAATCATATAGTTTTTAAATCAAATCATAGTTTATCTTTTCAAAGATCAGAATTATCAAATATTGAATTTATAGAAACAAAAGAAAAAATATATGTAGAAATCACATTAAACTTTTTAGGAATATTTGGAAGTGCATCTCCTCTTCCTGTTCATTATAGTGAATTAGTATTAGAAAGTTTTGATTCAGATAGAGTTTTATATGATTTTTTAAACTTATTCAATCACAATTTGCAAAAATTCATTTATCCAATTTGGGAAAAACATAGATACTATGTTCAATACAAAAAAGGACTAAAAGATAGATTTTCAAAATATATTTTGTCTTTTCTAGGCTTGTATGGACATCTTGAAAACTCATCTTCTTTAAACTTAGAAAAATTAATACCTTATATGGGTATTTTAATAATGAAACACAAATCTGCAGGAACATTAAAATCAATACTAAGACACTATTTATCTCATAATGAAATTGAAATTATTCAATGTATACCTGCAAACTATAATATACCTTCATTTCAATATTCTTCACTAGGAGAAAAAAACATATCTCTTGGAAGTGACTTTCTAATAGGGGAATCAATTCTAAGCAAAAATATTAAATTTAGAATACTTTTGGAAAATGTCACTTCTGAAGATTTAATAAAATTTAGTATCAAAGGGGATAAATTAACTCAGATAAATGATTTAATATCTTTTTCTCTCAATGAACCACTTGAACACGAAATTTGTTTGAAAATAAAAAAAGAAAATAAGGTTAAATTTTTACTGAATAAAAAACAAAATAGATACTTAGGTATAAATACTTGGTTAGGAATATCTGATTATGATGAAGAAATTATAATGGCACAAGAAGGATAA
- the tssH gene encoding type VI secretion system ATPase TssH, with product MKIELNEIINALDVQTKFYIESSAQRCIERSGNEILIEDILYTMLEKEDSLFNKLLEHYEIDVQEMHNQLQKSSKTTNTESKNPIFSTMLVQWLEEAFYTSKMSLALNKITESSLILSLFDNSVKYSNTSYFKLIKNINTNELKELILGLNEKKRKNTTKQKIETNELDKYTTNLTKLAKEGKIDPVLCRDDEIKQAVDILLRRRKNNPILVGEAGVGKTAVVEGLALKIINKEVPNYLYEAQILSLDLGALQAGASVKGEFERRLQAVIKEIQSSTQNIILFIDEAHTLIGAGGNEGGGDAANLLKPALARGELKTIAATTWLEYRKYFEKDPALSRRFQKINLLEPSVEQAITILRGLSKKYEDVHNVYIEDDALRSAAILSARYITGRQLPDKAIDVLDTACANVKISKTNIPHTLQKINTEIIEKQREIDFLKRDHENEIKDYQSVILILQEDLKELEREREVITNLWNEQKLLLNKIYETKDKEELSLLNIKLNQLQKEYSYIYKNVTKEQVAEVIASWTGIPLGNMVQEQIKNIMKLEDNMKERIIGQNEAISYLTTFLQISMAGLKKEDAPNGVFLLVGPSGVGKTETARAIADLMYGGERFITTINMTEFQEKHTVSRLIGSPPGYVGYGDGGQLTDPVRIKPYSVVLLDEIEKAHPDILNLFYQIFDKGVANDGEGRVIDFKNTTIIMTSNLATEKITELCVNTPNLTMDFLTKEIAPTLSSYLQPALLGRMNVIPYFNLKDESLLKIANLKLDVVKKQLMKKNISLQIDNKLLEYIVTLSNAVDTGARNIDLIININIMPKLSKYILNCIVNNIPIDKLSVSINLDNEILISHE from the coding sequence ATGAAAATTGAATTAAATGAAATAATAAACGCACTAGATGTTCAAACAAAGTTTTATATAGAAAGTTCTGCACAAAGATGTATAGAAAGAAGTGGAAATGAAATATTAATAGAAGATATTCTATATACAATGTTAGAAAAAGAGGATAGTCTTTTCAATAAACTATTAGAACATTATGAGATAGATGTGCAAGAAATGCATAATCAATTACAAAAAAGTTCAAAAACAACAAATACAGAAAGTAAAAACCCTATCTTTTCTACTATGTTAGTACAATGGTTAGAAGAGGCATTTTATACTTCTAAAATGTCATTAGCTTTAAATAAAATAACAGAATCATCTTTAATTCTATCATTATTTGATAACTCTGTAAAGTATTCAAATACTTCATATTTTAAACTTATTAAAAATATAAATACTAATGAATTAAAAGAATTAATTTTAGGATTAAATGAAAAGAAAAGAAAAAATACCACTAAACAAAAAATTGAAACAAATGAATTAGATAAATACACAACAAATCTAACTAAACTAGCAAAAGAAGGGAAAATTGACCCTGTTTTATGTAGAGATGATGAGATAAAACAAGCAGTTGATATCTTATTAAGACGAAGAAAAAACAATCCTATTTTAGTAGGAGAAGCAGGTGTTGGGAAAACGGCAGTAGTTGAAGGGTTAGCTTTAAAAATCATAAATAAAGAAGTTCCCAATTATTTATACGAAGCACAAATTTTATCTTTAGATTTAGGAGCTTTACAAGCAGGAGCAAGTGTAAAAGGTGAATTTGAAAGAAGATTACAAGCTGTAATAAAAGAAATACAATCAAGTACTCAAAATATTATACTATTTATTGATGAAGCACATACACTTATAGGTGCAGGTGGAAATGAGGGAGGAGGCGATGCAGCAAATTTACTAAAGCCTGCTTTAGCAAGAGGTGAGTTAAAAACAATTGCGGCAACAACTTGGCTTGAATATAGAAAATATTTCGAGAAAGATCCAGCATTATCAAGAAGATTTCAAAAGATAAACCTGCTTGAACCAAGTGTAGAACAAGCAATTACAATATTAAGAGGTCTTTCAAAAAAATATGAAGATGTTCATAATGTCTATATAGAAGATGATGCTTTAAGATCTGCTGCGATTCTTTCTGCTAGATATATCACAGGGAGACAATTACCAGATAAGGCAATCGATGTTTTAGATACTGCTTGCGCTAATGTAAAAATAAGTAAAACAAATATACCTCATACATTACAAAAAATCAATACAGAGATTATAGAAAAACAAAGGGAAATTGATTTTCTAAAAAGAGATCATGAAAATGAAATTAAAGATTACCAATCAGTTATTTTAATACTTCAAGAAGATTTAAAAGAATTAGAAAGAGAGCGTGAAGTTATAACAAATTTATGGAATGAACAAAAATTATTATTAAACAAAATATACGAAACAAAAGATAAAGAAGAGTTAAGTCTTTTAAATATCAAATTAAATCAATTGCAAAAAGAATATTCATATATTTATAAAAATGTTACAAAAGAACAAGTAGCTGAAGTTATTGCTTCATGGACAGGGATACCTTTAGGAAATATGGTTCAAGAACAAATAAAGAATATTATGAAACTTGAAGATAATATGAAAGAGAGAATAATAGGTCAAAATGAAGCAATATCTTATTTAACTACATTCTTACAAATATCAATGGCAGGATTAAAAAAAGAGGATGCTCCAAATGGAGTGTTTTTGTTAGTTGGACCAAGTGGTGTAGGTAAAACTGAAACTGCAAGAGCAATTGCTGATTTAATGTATGGTGGCGAGCGCTTTATCACTACTATAAATATGACAGAATTCCAAGAAAAGCATACTGTTTCAAGGTTAATTGGTTCACCTCCTGGTTATGTTGGATATGGAGATGGAGGCCAATTAACAGATCCCGTTAGAATTAAACCATATTCTGTTGTATTATTAGATGAAATTGAAAAAGCACATCCTGATATCTTAAATCTTTTTTATCAAATATTTGATAAAGGAGTGGCAAATGATGGAGAGGGTAGAGTAATAGATTTTAAAAATACAACTATTATAATGACTTCAAATTTAGCAACAGAAAAAATAACTGAGTTATGCGTAAATACACCTAATTTAACTATGGATTTTTTAACAAAAGAAATTGCACCAACTCTTTCTTCTTATTTACAACCCGCCTTATTAGGAAGAATGAATGTAATTCCATATTTTAATTTAAAAGATGAATCTTTATTAAAAATTGCAAATCTAAAATTGGATGTAGTAAAAAAGCAATTAATGAAAAAAAACATCTCATTACAAATAGATAATAAACTTTTAGAGTACATTGTTACCCTAAGTAATGCAGTAGATACTGGTGCGAGAAATATTGATTTAATAATTAATATCAATATTATGCCAAAGTTATCAAAATATATTTTAAATTGCATAGTTAACAATATACCTATTGATAAATTAAGTGTGTCAATTAATTTAGACAATGAAATATTAATATCTCATGAATAA
- the tagH gene encoding type VI secretion system-associated FHA domain protein TagH: MKLTFDIIKSGRDIPSRNNYHFDKDDVIIGRSSESDWQLPDRQNYISSKHIIIKYIDGSYFIQDESTNGTYLKEPYRKLPRNKQIKINPNDIFIVGEYEIQARFIDNDYSKKDILQSNYNNSSSSKSMGTIIPDDFEIIEDMNSSFVKEDSKIEINDSLFNIFDQENKHNSEVIYDFEKEEVLFTIDEEDSVTRNPMQEHIIVPSFNKKEEQKENKIVEDTIQDHKKNNNIMKEDKSLKFLEEKLGIKLSSLSDIEQKRILNEIANIVTFSLDGLKNSLKLVDKVKNDLNIEDSFSHQNSNNPVLLGQFALNTDNKISLSDAVKKSFKQLDNHNIALHMSSKNLVNITLNKFNPKSLEHHFNKQGEINSILPKKPQLWDSYERMFDKLTNNSTLGIDLISEDFSKEYNKIVYTIKLTSI; encoded by the coding sequence ATGAAACTTACTTTTGACATAATAAAAAGTGGAAGAGATATTCCAAGTAGAAATAACTATCATTTTGATAAAGATGATGTGATTATAGGTCGTTCAAGTGAATCTGATTGGCAATTACCAGATAGACAGAATTATATTTCAAGTAAGCATATAATTATAAAATATATTGATGGTTCTTACTTTATTCAAGATGAAAGTACAAATGGCACATATCTAAAAGAGCCTTATAGAAAGCTGCCAAGAAACAAGCAAATAAAAATCAATCCTAATGATATTTTTATCGTAGGTGAATATGAAATTCAAGCTAGATTTATTGATAATGATTATTCAAAAAAAGATATTTTGCAATCAAACTATAATAACTCCTCTTCTAGTAAATCCATGGGAACAATTATTCCTGACGATTTTGAAATAATTGAAGATATGAATAGTTCTTTTGTTAAAGAAGATTCTAAAATAGAAATAAATGATAGTCTTTTTAATATATTTGATCAAGAAAATAAGCATAATTCAGAAGTAATTTATGATTTTGAAAAAGAAGAAGTTTTATTTACTATTGATGAAGAAGATAGTGTAACTAGAAATCCGATGCAAGAGCACATTATTGTTCCTTCTTTTAACAAAAAAGAAGAGCAAAAAGAAAATAAAATTGTAGAAGATACTATTCAAGATCATAAAAAAAATAATAATATTATGAAAGAAGATAAAAGTTTAAAATTTTTGGAAGAAAAATTAGGTATTAAGCTCTCTTCTTTAAGTGATATTGAACAAAAAAGAATACTAAATGAAATAGCTAATATCGTCACCTTTTCCCTAGATGGATTAAAAAATTCATTAAAATTAGTTGATAAAGTAAAAAATGATTTAAATATTGAAGATTCTTTTTCACATCAAAATTCTAATAATCCCGTTTTATTAGGGCAGTTTGCATTAAATACAGATAATAAAATAAGTTTATCAGATGCTGTTAAAAAATCATTTAAACAACTGGATAATCATAACATTGCACTACATATGTCAAGTAAAAACCTTGTAAATATTACATTAAATAAATTTAACCCAAAAAGCTTAGAACATCATTTTAACAAGCAAGGTGAAATAAATTCAATTCTACCTAAAAAGCCTCAATTATGGGATTCATATGAAAGAATGTTTGACAAATTAACTAATAATTCTACTCTTGGCATAGATTTAATTTCTGAAGATTTTTCTAAAGAGTACAACAAAATTGTTTATACAATTAAATTAACATCAATTTAA
- the tssJ gene encoding type VI secretion system lipoprotein TssJ, with the protein MNIKFSIFMLISFIILITGCASKPTHLELVIKSAKDLNPDIDTVSSPLMLTFYELESAEKFLKYDFWRIVDDSGKNLEPELISQSKQIIIPLQEQTYNIVFDNRAKFLGIIAKFRNIDGNNWRQVINLEKDSYNFSEFEIKKFTIKRVE; encoded by the coding sequence ATGAATATTAAATTTAGTATATTTATGTTAATAAGTTTTATTATACTTATTACAGGGTGTGCCTCTAAACCTACTCATTTAGAGTTAGTAATAAAATCTGCAAAAGATTTAAATCCAGATATTGATACTGTCTCTTCTCCTCTTATGTTAACTTTTTACGAACTAGAGAGTGCTGAGAAGTTCTTAAAATATGATTTTTGGAGGATAGTAGATGATTCTGGTAAAAATCTTGAACCTGAATTGATTTCACAATCAAAACAAATCATTATTCCTTTACAAGAACAAACTTACAATATAGTTTTTGATAATAGAGCAAAATTTTTAGGAATTATTGCAAAATTTAGAAATATTGATGGAAATAATTGGAGACAAGTAATCAATTTAGAAAAAGACTCTTACAATTTTTCTGAGTTTGAAATAAAAAAATTTACTATAAAGAGAGTTGAATAA
- the tssK gene encoding type VI secretion system baseplate subunit TssK, translating to MQNNVVWKEGLFIRPQHFQQSDRYYNNEIITRTLNARPNNWGFYNLEIDEHLLNTGKIVIKRASGIMPDGTLFNIDPKVNSLILNIEKIDSGKNVYLALPIFIDRSDTVHFEDQKNLSTRLKAVNSSNIPNTNAGENSSCDILTAELNFKLLLEDELNENYTFLIITKVGSVSTSNIVSLDTNFTPTFLHLDSASVLSSKIKEIISMISYRIKKLSEKISDSSLQATELSNYLMLQLLNKSENKFHFLISQNKVHPDILFYELSNLVAELAVFMKKEKRIINHITYLHLEQNESFDKIIAELKDMLTLVLDENSISLPIEKRKFGIYISALKDKKIIQDSTFIFSVSTSIPSNKIKEILVASLKLGTIETIKNLVNFHLIGFKIKPLSTPPKEIPYRVNLLYFKIELTQENRDELMKSAGFAFHLGSEIPDISYSLWAIKNNN from the coding sequence ATGCAAAATAATGTTGTATGGAAAGAGGGATTATTTATTAGACCCCAACATTTTCAACAAAGTGATAGATACTATAATAATGAGATAATAACAAGAACGTTGAATGCAAGACCTAATAATTGGGGTTTTTATAATTTAGAAATTGATGAACATTTACTCAATACAGGGAAAATTGTTATAAAAAGAGCATCAGGAATAATGCCAGATGGTACACTTTTTAATATAGACCCAAAAGTTAATAGTCTGATTTTAAATATTGAAAAGATAGACAGTGGAAAAAATGTTTACTTAGCTTTGCCAATATTTATTGACAGAAGCGATACTGTGCATTTTGAAGACCAAAAGAATTTATCTACTCGACTAAAAGCTGTAAATAGTTCAAATATACCAAATACCAATGCAGGTGAGAATAGTAGTTGTGATATTTTAACAGCAGAATTAAATTTCAAACTTTTATTAGAAGATGAATTAAATGAAAATTATACATTTTTAATAATAACAAAAGTAGGTTCTGTTTCTACAAGCAATATTGTTTCTTTGGATACAAATTTTACTCCTACATTTTTGCATTTAGATTCTGCATCAGTGTTATCATCAAAAATAAAAGAAATAATATCTATGATTTCATATAGAATTAAAAAGTTATCTGAAAAAATTAGTGATTCTTCTTTACAAGCAACTGAACTCTCTAATTATTTGATGCTTCAACTATTAAATAAATCAGAAAATAAGTTTCATTTTTTAATTTCACAAAATAAAGTTCATCCTGATATTTTATTTTATGAATTAAGTAATTTAGTAGCTGAACTAGCTGTTTTTATGAAAAAAGAAAAAAGAATCATCAATCACATTACTTATCTTCATTTAGAACAAAATGAATCCTTTGATAAAATAATTGCAGAACTTAAAGATATGCTTACTTTAGTTCTTGATGAAAATAGTATTTCTTTACCTATTGAAAAAAGAAAATTTGGTATTTATATATCTGCTTTAAAAGATAAAAAAATTATTCAAGATTCAACATTTATTTTTTCTGTTTCGACAAGTATACCTTCTAATAAAATCAAAGAAATACTAGTTGCAAGTCTTAAATTAGGGACAATTGAAACAATAAAAAACCTTGTAAATTTTCATTTAATTGGATTTAAGATCAAGCCTCTTTCTACACCACCAAAAGAGATTCCATATAGAGTAAATTTACTTTATTTTAAAATCGAATTAACTCAAGAAAATAGAGATGAATTAATGAAATCTGCTGGTTTTGCTTTTCATTTAGGTTCTGAAATACCAGATATAAGTTATTCACTATGGGCAATAAAAAACAACAATTAA
- the icmH gene encoding type IVB secretion system protein IcmH/DotU, translating to MTSNQRKTINRDNINNYQSRFKRSKQSKFKNYEISFNPFITAAMPIFKLVFEIKEDIEDASINDIREEFIDKVNTYTETASSLDIDENEILVIRYVLCSFVDEFMNSHFLSKDYNWSNNSLLSIFHNETYGGENFFHLLNRFLKTPAKYIHILELLYACLALGFEGKYRVIKRGEVELNNIKDSLFKQIKIVQGRDPFTFYSKQTPAQESYKLFNKIPYSTLFFSVSLLLLIIYSGLTFSLASQNNEFIDLINNKTTIEIDDLYAGDKK from the coding sequence TTGACTTCAAATCAAAGAAAAACTATCAATAGGGATAATATAAACAATTATCAAAGTAGGTTTAAAAGATCAAAACAATCAAAATTTAAGAATTATGAAATAAGTTTTAATCCATTTATTACAGCAGCAATGCCAATCTTCAAATTAGTCTTTGAAATTAAAGAAGATATAGAAGATGCAAGTATAAATGATATAAGAGAAGAGTTTATAGACAAAGTAAATACTTATACAGAAACTGCTTCTTCTCTTGACATAGATGAAAATGAAATATTAGTAATTCGTTATGTTCTTTGTTCTTTTGTCGATGAATTTATGAATTCACATTTTTTAAGTAAAGATTATAATTGGTCAAATAATAGTTTGCTAAGTATATTTCATAATGAGACTTATGGTGGAGAAAATTTCTTTCATCTATTAAATAGATTTTTAAAAACTCCTGCAAAATATATTCATATCCTTGAATTATTATATGCTTGTCTTGCTTTAGGATTTGAGGGTAAATATAGAGTAATAAAAAGAGGAGAAGTTGAATTAAACAATATAAAAGATAGTCTGTTTAAACAAATCAAAATTGTACAAGGTAGAGATCCCTTCACTTTTTATAGTAAACAAACACCGGCACAAGAGAGCTATAAATTATTTAATAAAATCCCTTATTCAACGCTATTTTTTAGCGTGTCATTATTGTTATTAATCATTTATTCTGGATTAACTTTTAGTTTAGCTAGTCAAAATAATGAATTTATTGATTTAATTAATAATAAAACAACTATAGAAATAGATGATTTATATGCAGGAGATAAAAAATGA